A portion of the Rhodopseudomonas sp. BAL398 genome contains these proteins:
- a CDS encoding cytochrome P450 — protein sequence MFTLKYYDAIKKAQSDTAASPPAPITPFDLDDLGADTTFRRWSSWAFGYLMRAALYLFRRYWPNPRFGRLVIVSRDSDVRQVLAQPDLFEVPYGLEMTELAGGTNFVLGLEGQPHDAQNAVIRSVLQKSDLDRIRQLAAHYSNILIDASGGRIDVMKDLLTRVATETCCAYFGLKTDDPDAFAQWAMSISALLFADPFGNAATRRLALNGSAQIRLVIDRAIARVEQSPETDTVVGRLVAQRRDGAVTDDQIRAILVGLVTGFIPTNTLAAGKILDELLRRRDVFKDAIGRARADDRDGLEAILLEAARLNPALAPGQWRYVREDGVIAHNTPRQRRVRAGDVLMVATMSALRDREVFVSPGVFRADRPNRSSLMFGDGAHACLGMHVAIAQIGEVFRVLLAQPGLRRSAGRDGSIGWVGPFPRRLDMEFEPRLAPASQSMIVICAPLRPRTDREQLRRQIKALGNPARPDIVATLQATGIVHFASLSLVDIGEPEAAAPHLLLELNADGSTAAAIATVAAAAQSWLAPVFAHADASAGTPLVELLNRHVLDLQTRPWNAIGLNFNGTPEFAVADIARQAELADFAEDALEDYLENHACLGSRAMLALDYVRKLIRQDDELKRVIARSDEPRKQQMQALMARGAVFADYLIRPSRRRLAISDWVDRSGTEALASLLSSPTFRWIGAILIAAVLIASQAIYGAIDPFSDDASAGRLALAVVGGLLLVLLKLAVLVGLFLLVLRYYENKDVPDNRDPDLDAVKAIAASENHPGFAQNHITAVTALKPGWFRKLTLALSLWGIKQLVTHWYRPGFVLNMGTIHYAKWFRPPGTDKLIFLANYDGSWESYLEDFVMKAHAGQSAAWSNGVGFPKTRFLILDGAQDGDRFKRWVRRQQRPTQFWYSRFPELTTDQIRRNAVIHDGLARASTDTAARAWLDGFGSMTRPDYSIETPEVQSLVFRGMGEMKYTATALLRLPADRAACTVWLRAMMPERALSSDPAAGVAEPQVGPIAFGDHPFTGTDDDKVASFIAFSAAGLARLGLKRDTPSDGLSTFSGAFNIGMANRANVLRDVGPSVPRSWIWSDAAQDGADIAVDAALFVYGRSPAACRAALDGHAKLLGGRAAFLHIVETEPVTVAANKDREPSLGYEHFGFADGISQPVIKGTQRSAKGAPPRDIVEPGEFILGYRNNQGYYPPSATVASASDPANHLPILPDAFPTRFPNFRSDTPTAAVRDFGRNGTFLAIRHMVQDVEGFAAFTQAKAKELAKYRDLSAVVGENPSADWVAAKLMGRWRDGVPLVDQPNSKSFNTRRQKSRLDQDEPYDRDNDFSYGEDDPQGLHCPFGAHIRRANPRDSLQPGDPTQQQITARHRLLRRGRSYQIPPGAPKASEKGLLFVAVCADVERQFELVQQSWVSSPSFHGLSDEPDPIIASASGDPKEKRVFTIPTPAGPLTLHDMQSYVTVRGGGYFFLPSRSALQYLIDLG from the coding sequence ATGTTCACGCTCAAGTATTATGACGCGATCAAGAAGGCCCAATCCGACACCGCCGCCTCGCCACCCGCACCAATCACTCCGTTCGATCTCGACGATCTCGGCGCCGATACCACGTTCAGGCGCTGGAGCTCATGGGCGTTCGGCTACCTGATGCGCGCCGCGCTCTATCTGTTTCGCCGCTACTGGCCCAATCCGCGGTTCGGCCGCCTCGTCATCGTCAGCCGCGACAGCGACGTTCGGCAGGTGCTGGCGCAGCCCGATCTGTTCGAGGTGCCCTACGGCCTGGAGATGACCGAGCTCGCCGGCGGCACCAATTTCGTGCTCGGGCTCGAAGGGCAGCCACACGATGCGCAGAACGCGGTGATCCGCAGCGTTTTGCAAAAATCCGATCTCGATCGCATCCGGCAATTGGCCGCGCATTACAGCAACATCCTGATCGACGCCTCGGGCGGCCGGATCGACGTGATGAAGGATCTGCTGACGCGGGTCGCCACCGAGACCTGCTGCGCCTATTTCGGCCTCAAGACCGACGATCCGGACGCCTTCGCCCAATGGGCGATGTCGATCTCGGCGCTGCTGTTCGCCGATCCGTTTGGCAATGCGGCGACGCGCCGGCTCGCGCTCAACGGTTCGGCGCAGATCCGCCTGGTGATCGACCGCGCCATCGCCCGCGTCGAGCAAAGTCCGGAGACCGACACGGTGGTCGGTCGGCTGGTCGCGCAGCGCCGCGACGGCGCCGTGACCGATGACCAGATCCGCGCGATCCTGGTCGGCCTGGTCACCGGCTTCATTCCGACCAACACGCTGGCGGCCGGCAAGATCCTCGACGAGCTGCTGCGCCGGCGCGACGTGTTCAAGGATGCAATCGGCCGCGCCCGCGCCGATGACCGTGACGGTCTCGAAGCGATCCTGCTCGAAGCCGCGAGACTCAATCCGGCGCTGGCGCCCGGGCAGTGGCGCTACGTGCGCGAGGACGGCGTGATCGCCCACAACACGCCGCGGCAGCGCCGGGTCCGCGCCGGTGACGTGCTGATGGTGGCGACGATGTCGGCGTTGCGCGATCGCGAGGTCTTCGTATCGCCCGGCGTATTTCGCGCCGATCGGCCGAACCGCTCCAGCCTGATGTTCGGCGACGGCGCCCATGCCTGCCTCGGCATGCATGTGGCGATCGCGCAGATCGGCGAAGTGTTCCGCGTGCTGCTGGCGCAGCCGGGGCTGCGACGCAGCGCCGGCCGCGATGGATCGATCGGCTGGGTCGGCCCGTTCCCGCGCCGGCTCGACATGGAATTCGAGCCGCGGCTGGCGCCGGCGAGCCAGAGCATGATCGTGATCTGCGCGCCGTTGCGCCCGCGGACCGATCGCGAACAGCTGCGCCGGCAGATCAAGGCGCTCGGCAATCCGGCGCGGCCTGACATCGTGGCGACGCTGCAGGCCACGGGGATCGTGCATTTTGCCTCGTTGTCGCTGGTCGATATCGGCGAGCCGGAGGCGGCGGCGCCGCATCTGCTGCTGGAGCTGAACGCCGACGGCTCGACCGCGGCGGCGATTGCCACCGTCGCCGCGGCGGCGCAGTCCTGGCTGGCGCCGGTGTTCGCCCATGCCGATGCCAGCGCCGGCACGCCGCTGGTCGAGCTGCTGAACCGGCATGTGCTCGATCTGCAGACCCGCCCGTGGAACGCGATCGGGCTGAATTTCAACGGCACGCCGGAATTCGCCGTCGCCGATATCGCGCGCCAGGCCGAGCTCGCCGATTTCGCCGAGGATGCGCTCGAGGATTATCTGGAGAACCACGCCTGCCTCGGCAGCCGCGCCATGCTGGCGCTGGATTATGTCCGCAAGCTGATCCGTCAGGACGACGAGCTCAAGCGCGTCATCGCGCGCAGCGACGAACCGCGCAAGCAGCAGATGCAGGCACTGATGGCGCGCGGCGCGGTGTTTGCCGACTATCTGATCCGGCCGAGCCGGCGGCGCCTGGCGATCTCCGACTGGGTCGATCGCAGCGGCACCGAAGCATTGGCGTCGCTGCTGTCGTCGCCGACCTTCCGCTGGATCGGCGCGATCCTGATCGCCGCGGTGCTGATCGCGAGCCAGGCGATCTATGGGGCGATCGATCCGTTCTCGGACGATGCGTCGGCCGGGCGTCTGGCGCTGGCGGTGGTCGGCGGCCTGCTGCTGGTGCTGCTGAAACTCGCGGTCCTGGTCGGGCTGTTCCTGCTGGTGCTGCGCTATTACGAAAACAAGGACGTGCCGGACAATCGCGATCCGGATCTCGACGCCGTCAAGGCGATCGCCGCCAGTGAGAATCATCCGGGCTTTGCGCAGAACCACATCACCGCGGTCACCGCGCTGAAGCCCGGCTGGTTTCGCAAGCTGACGCTGGCGCTGTCGCTATGGGGCATCAAGCAGCTGGTGACGCATTGGTACCGTCCCGGCTTCGTGCTCAATATGGGCACCATCCACTACGCCAAATGGTTCAGGCCGCCGGGCACCGACAAGCTGATCTTTCTCGCCAATTACGACGGCAGCTGGGAAAGCTATCTGGAAGATTTCGTGATGAAGGCCCATGCCGGGCAGTCGGCGGCGTGGAGCAACGGCGTTGGCTTTCCGAAAACCCGCTTCTTGATCCTCGACGGCGCCCAGGATGGCGACCGCTTCAAGCGCTGGGTGCGGCGCCAGCAGAGACCGACGCAATTCTGGTACAGCCGCTTTCCTGAACTGACCACCGACCAGATCCGCCGCAATGCGGTGATCCATGACGGGCTGGCGCGGGCCTCGACCGACACCGCGGCCCGCGCCTGGCTCGATGGCTTCGGCTCGATGACGCGGCCGGACTATTCGATTGAAACCCCGGAGGTGCAGTCGCTGGTGTTCCGCGGCATGGGCGAGATGAAATACACCGCCACCGCGCTGCTGCGGCTGCCGGCCGATCGCGCGGCCTGCACCGTCTGGCTGCGGGCGATGATGCCGGAACGCGCGCTGTCGTCCGATCCGGCGGCGGGGGTGGCAGAGCCGCAGGTCGGCCCAATCGCCTTTGGCGACCATCCTTTCACCGGGACGGATGACGACAAGGTCGCGAGCTTCATCGCCTTCTCGGCGGCGGGGTTGGCCAGGCTCGGGCTCAAGCGCGACACCCCGAGCGACGGGCTGTCGACCTTCTCCGGCGCCTTCAATATCGGCATGGCCAACCGCGCCAATGTGCTGCGCGATGTCGGCCCATCGGTGCCGCGAAGCTGGATCTGGAGCGACGCAGCGCAAGACGGCGCCGATATCGCGGTGGATGCCGCGCTGTTCGTCTATGGCAGGTCGCCGGCGGCCTGCCGCGCGGCGCTCGACGGCCACGCCAAGCTGCTCGGCGGCCGCGCTGCCTTCCTGCACATTGTCGAGACCGAGCCGGTCACCGTCGCGGCCAACAAGGACAGGGAGCCGTCGCTGGGCTATGAGCATTTCGGTTTCGCCGACGGCATTTCGCAACCGGTGATCAAGGGCACCCAGCGCTCCGCCAAGGGCGCGCCGCCGCGCGACATCGTCGAGCCCGGCGAATTCATTCTCGGCTATCGCAACAATCAGGGCTACTACCCGCCGAGCGCCACGGTGGCGAGCGCCTCTGATCCGGCCAATCATCTGCCGATCCTGCCGGACGCGTTCCCGACCCGGTTTCCGAATTTCCGCTCCGATACGCCGACCGCGGCGGTGCGCGATTTCGGTCGCAACGGCACCTTCCTGGCGATCCGCCACATGGTGCAGGATGTCGAAGGTTTTGCCGCCTTCACGCAGGCCAAGGCCAAGGAGCTTGCGAAGTATCGCGACCTGTCGGCGGTGGTCGGCGAGAACCCGAGCGCCGACTGGGTCGCGGCGAAGCTGATGGGACGCTGGCGTGACGGCGTGCCGCTGGTCGATCAGCCCAATTCGAAGAGCTTCAACACGCGTCGCCAGAAATCCCGTCTCGATCAGGATGAGCCCTATGACCGCGACAATGATTTCTCCTATGGGGAGGACGACCCGCAGGGGCTGCATTGCCCGTTCGGCGCTCATATCCGCCGCGCCAATCCGCGCGACAGCCTGCAGCCCGGCGACCCGACCCAGCAGCAGATCACCGCCCGGCACCGGCTGCTGCGCCGCGGCCGCTCCTATCAGATCCCGCCGGGCGCGCCAAAAGCCAGCGAAAAGGGCCTGCTATTCGTCGCGGTCTGTGCCGATGTCGAACGCCAGTTCGAGTTGGTGCAGCAAAGCTGGGTGAGTTCGCCGTCGTTCCACGGCCTGTCCGACGAGCCCGACCCGATCATCGCGTCGGCGTCCGGCGATCCGAAAGAGAAGCGGGTATTCACGATCCCGACCCCGGCCGGCCCGCTGACGCTGCACGACATGCAAAGCTACGTCACCGTGCGCGGCGGCGGCTATTTCTTCCTGCCCAGCCGCTCGGCGCTGCAATATCTGATCGATCTGGGGTGA
- the modB gene encoding molybdate ABC transporter permease subunit yields the protein MGGLPDDIWQPVRLTIELAAITTVILLVIGTPIAWWLARSKARWKEGVAAVVALPLVLPPTVLGFYLLVLLGPDGPGGALANLWGGRTLAFTFAGLVIGSVIYSMPFVVQPIRNAFAAIGDRPLEVAATLRASPTRAFWTVAIPLARPGFLSGAVLGFAHTVGEFGIVLMIGGNIPGSTKVLSVAIYDYVETSQWREASILAGGMAVFAFVVILTMMLLEKRTARIRG from the coding sequence ATGGGCGGACTTCCCGACGACATCTGGCAGCCGGTGCGGCTCACCATCGAGCTTGCGGCGATCACCACGGTCATCCTGCTGGTCATCGGCACGCCGATCGCGTGGTGGCTGGCGCGGTCCAAGGCGCGGTGGAAGGAAGGCGTCGCCGCGGTGGTGGCGCTGCCGCTGGTGCTGCCGCCGACCGTGCTGGGCTTCTATCTTCTGGTGCTGCTGGGGCCGGACGGGCCGGGCGGCGCCCTGGCCAATCTGTGGGGCGGCCGCACCCTGGCCTTCACCTTTGCGGGCCTGGTGATCGGCTCGGTGATCTATTCGATGCCGTTCGTGGTGCAGCCGATCCGCAATGCCTTCGCGGCGATCGGTGATCGGCCGTTGGAGGTCGCCGCGACCTTGCGGGCCTCGCCGACACGGGCATTCTGGACCGTGGCGATCCCGCTGGCGCGGCCGGGCTTCTTGTCCGGCGCCGTGCTCGGCTTCGCCCACACCGTCGGCGAATTCGGCATCGTGCTGATGATCGGCGGCAATATTCCCGGCTCGACCAAGGTGCTGAGCGTGGCGATTTACGACTATGTCGAAACCTCGCAATGGCGTGAGGCCAGCATTCTGGCCGGCGGCATGGCGGTGTTCGCCTTCGTGGTGATCCTCACCATGATGCTGCTGGAGAAGCGTACCGCACGGATCCGCGGATGA
- the modA gene encoding molybdate ABC transporter substrate-binding protein, which yields MKLLRLVAIAGAACLAAGNAFAASTNVAVAANFTDAAKEIAAAFKQKTGHEAVLSFGSSGQLFTQINQDAPFQVFLSADAARPEKLADSAPGVAGSNFTYAIGKLVLWSKAPDAVKGEQTLKDGKFAKLSICNPVAAPYGAAAVATMKSLKVYDNLKPKLVEGANITQAYQFVQTGNAEVGFVALSQVINDKDGSRWVVPQNLYAPIRQDAVLLKKGADNEAATAFMSFLKGPEARAIIEKYGYQAGERS from the coding sequence TTGAAACTACTGCGCCTCGTCGCCATCGCTGGCGCTGCCTGCCTGGCCGCCGGCAACGCCTTCGCCGCCTCCACCAACGTCGCCGTCGCCGCCAATTTCACCGACGCCGCCAAGGAGATCGCGGCGGCCTTCAAGCAGAAGACCGGCCATGAGGCGGTGCTGAGCTTCGGCTCCAGCGGGCAGTTGTTCACCCAGATCAATCAGGACGCGCCGTTCCAGGTGTTTCTGTCGGCCGACGCCGCGCGCCCGGAGAAGCTTGCCGACAGCGCCCCCGGCGTCGCCGGCAGCAACTTCACCTATGCGATCGGCAAACTGGTGCTGTGGAGCAAGGCTCCCGACGCGGTCAAGGGCGAGCAGACCCTGAAGGACGGCAAATTCGCCAAGCTGTCGATCTGCAATCCGGTGGCGGCACCCTATGGGGCGGCGGCGGTGGCGACGATGAAATCGCTGAAGGTCTATGACAATCTCAAGCCGAAGCTGGTCGAGGGCGCCAATATCACCCAGGCCTATCAGTTCGTGCAGACCGGCAATGCCGAGGTCGGCTTCGTGGCGCTGTCGCAGGTCATCAACGACAAGGACGGCTCGCGTTGGGTGGTGCCGCAGAATCTCTACGCGCCGATCCGGCAGGACGCGGTGCTGCTGAAGAAGGGTGCCGACAACGAGGCCGCGACGGCCTTCATGAGCTTCCTGAAGGGACCCGAAGCCCGCGCCATCATCGAGAAATACGGCTACCAAGCCGGCGAGCGCAGCTGA
- a CDS encoding S8 family serine peptidase: MLDGPVDRTHDCFRGARLTPLETTAAAGAADGRATAQGTHIASLIFGQPCSSAEGLAPLCRGLVIPIFRDDRRGCSDRELAHAITLAVKHGAHIIHVSGGLLQQGLRPAAALAEAVALCDRHNVLIVAAGDGCTDLRGAFGDTRTILPIGAIDKSGRLLADAGRRALIDQGIMVPGSNLMGAELEGGIAYRTGSNYSAALVSGIAGLLLSAQIQDGQAPNPSAVGATILATATPRVPSQSYECQRVLIGRDNIQAAVERVVAEGGNSVPARCRFGVWRGSAAGSLAGHAAWRPRA, from the coding sequence GTGTTGGACGGGCCGGTCGATCGCACCCATGATTGCTTTCGCGGCGCGCGGCTGACCCCGCTGGAGACGACCGCTGCGGCGGGTGCGGCCGATGGCCGGGCGACCGCGCAAGGAACCCACATCGCCAGCCTGATCTTCGGGCAGCCCTGCAGCTCCGCGGAGGGCCTGGCACCGCTGTGTCGCGGGCTGGTGATCCCGATTTTCCGCGACGATCGGCGCGGCTGCTCCGACCGGGAACTGGCGCACGCCATCACCCTGGCGGTCAAACACGGGGCTCACATCATCCACGTCAGTGGCGGCCTGTTGCAGCAGGGCCTGAGGCCAGCCGCGGCGCTTGCCGAGGCGGTCGCCCTGTGCGACCGGCACAATGTCCTGATCGTCGCGGCCGGCGACGGCTGCACCGATCTTCGCGGCGCTTTCGGCGACACCCGGACCATCCTGCCGATCGGTGCGATCGACAAGTCCGGCCGATTGTTGGCCGACGCCGGGCGTCGCGCCCTCATCGACCAAGGCATCATGGTGCCGGGATCGAATCTGATGGGCGCCGAGCTGGAAGGCGGCATTGCCTATCGGACCGGGTCGAATTACTCCGCCGCGCTGGTGTCAGGCATCGCCGGGCTCCTGCTGAGTGCGCAAATCCAGGACGGTCAGGCGCCGAATCCAAGCGCAGTCGGCGCCACAATCCTGGCCACCGCCACGCCGCGGGTTCCGTCCCAGTCGTACGAGTGTCAACGCGTGCTGATCGGGCGCGACAACATCCAGGCAGCCGTCGAGCGCGTGGTGGCGGAGGGCGGCAATTCTGTTCCGGCGCGGTGCCGCTTCGGCGTGTGGCGCGGATCAGCGGCGGGATCATTGGCCGGTCACGCCGCGTGGCGGCCGCGGGCCTGA
- a CDS encoding tetratricopeptide repeat protein: protein MKNAILSGSRGCLVMGTKELRFALNLEGPFQFSTSDGDRIEIPSKKGVALVAMLAMSKEGERTRGWLQDRLWRNRGPAEAAGSLRRELSNLRKCLNAGAEPLLICERDRVRLRLDLIDVDALNRTQDTGRSDEFLEGFDIPGENGFRGWLCEQRLALARAPQLAPSPADVSRAAPRALGPLPSYIVDTSQPVLGFEGNHAIAVLPFGNLTGDEEHDYLAEGISEELIGGLSRIRWLPVIARNSSFSFADSVDRKFVGQRLGAKYLLEGHLYRAHDSYGISASLSESVTGYAIWSRRFPLASPTSREALEQFVNELVAHLGTRIEHAEQTRTRAKRQDSLGVNDLIWRGRWHMNRLTRADSEMAQKLFAEALALDPESPEALIQATAALGWAIWAGRQPQEQILRMRKLAQQATLADPDDGRGFMLAGIAEMWLRHPLQAKVLLQQAIALNPSLMLAHAQLGGSYNLIGEAEPAIAHLKAALRLSSNDPHMFYSLGELAMAYTLLSRWDDAIEHADHALARRPAYWYAHVIKINAVARSGNIAAARLAFDELVAAKPNFSKQYIDWLPFFDRGWIDHLVEGLRMASGRRSDWLTGQESSTPYLQT from the coding sequence GTGAAAAATGCTATTCTCAGCGGCAGCAGGGGATGTCTGGTGATGGGGACCAAGGAATTGCGCTTCGCGCTGAATCTCGAGGGGCCGTTTCAGTTTTCAACATCGGACGGCGATCGTATCGAGATACCTAGTAAGAAGGGCGTCGCCTTGGTCGCCATGCTGGCGATGTCCAAGGAGGGCGAGCGGACGCGCGGCTGGTTGCAGGACAGGCTTTGGCGGAACCGCGGCCCAGCCGAGGCGGCAGGGAGTTTGCGCCGCGAATTGTCCAATCTGCGCAAATGCCTCAATGCCGGGGCCGAGCCGCTGCTGATCTGCGAACGTGATCGGGTGCGACTTCGGCTCGATCTGATCGATGTCGATGCGCTCAATCGGACGCAGGATACAGGCCGCTCGGACGAATTTCTCGAAGGATTCGATATTCCGGGCGAAAATGGGTTCCGCGGCTGGCTGTGTGAGCAGCGGTTGGCGCTGGCGCGCGCGCCGCAGCTGGCGCCGTCGCCAGCGGACGTGTCGCGGGCGGCGCCCCGCGCCCTGGGTCCGCTGCCGAGCTACATCGTCGATACGTCGCAGCCGGTGCTTGGCTTCGAGGGTAACCATGCCATCGCGGTGTTGCCGTTCGGCAATCTCACCGGTGACGAAGAACATGACTACCTCGCCGAAGGTATCAGTGAGGAGCTGATTGGAGGCCTGTCGCGGATTCGCTGGCTGCCGGTGATCGCCCGCAATTCAAGCTTTTCATTCGCCGATTCCGTCGACCGCAAGTTCGTCGGCCAAAGGCTCGGCGCCAAATATCTGCTGGAAGGCCATCTGTATCGCGCGCACGACTCCTACGGGATCTCCGCCAGCCTATCGGAGTCGGTCACTGGCTATGCGATCTGGTCGCGGCGCTTTCCGCTGGCGTCGCCGACATCGCGCGAGGCGCTCGAGCAATTCGTCAACGAACTGGTGGCGCATCTCGGCACCCGGATCGAACACGCCGAGCAGACCCGCACCCGCGCCAAGCGGCAGGACAGCCTCGGCGTCAACGACCTGATCTGGCGCGGGCGCTGGCATATGAACCGGCTGACCCGCGCCGATTCCGAGATGGCGCAGAAGCTGTTCGCCGAGGCGCTGGCGCTCGATCCGGAATCGCCCGAAGCGCTGATCCAGGCGACGGCGGCGCTGGGCTGGGCGATCTGGGCCGGCCGGCAGCCGCAGGAACAGATCCTGCGGATGCGCAAGCTGGCGCAGCAGGCCACTTTGGCCGATCCCGATGATGGCCGCGGCTTCATGCTGGCTGGCATCGCCGAAATGTGGCTGCGTCACCCGCTGCAGGCCAAGGTGCTGCTGCAACAGGCGATCGCGCTCAATCCCAGCCTGATGCTGGCGCACGCGCAACTCGGCGGCAGCTATAATCTGATCGGCGAGGCCGAGCCGGCGATTGCCCATCTCAAGGCGGCGCTGCGGCTGAGTTCGAACGACCCGCATATGTTCTATTCGCTCGGCGAATTGGCGATGGCCTATACGCTGCTGAGCCGATGGGACGACGCGATCGAGCATGCCGATCACGCGCTGGCGCGGCGCCCGGCCTATTGGTATGCGCATGTGATCAAGATCAACGCCGTGGCGCGCAGCGGTAATATCGCGGCGGCGCGGCTCGCATTCGACGAGTTGGTTGCCGCCAAGCCGAATTTTTCCAAGCAATATATCGACTGGCTGCCGTTTTTTGATCGCGGGTGGATTGACCATTTGGTCGAAGGCCTGAGAATGGCCTCGGGGCGCCGGAGCGATTGGTTGACCGGTCAGGAGAGCTCCACGCCGTATTTGCAGACCTAG
- a CDS encoding DUF2478 domain-containing protein — MSFEVIQSSLVESALIAAVRGGPGTPAADVLTAFALRRKAEGVRIVGVIVPPEETGHVPPHPPGNSHGEGHVQDHGGHPNCECRSELLDIATGDRYAMHQNLGSGSQACNLNSSSLALASGAVERAIAQGPELVVLSRFGGQEATRGGLMAAFQAAVAAGVPVACVVTPKADEVWADFAQGLSVSLPAEGEALDAWWRAQARGRHAA; from the coding sequence ATGTCGTTCGAAGTCATTCAATCCAGCTTGGTCGAATCCGCCTTGATCGCGGCGGTTCGCGGCGGCCCGGGCACGCCCGCCGCCGACGTGCTGACCGCCTTCGCGCTGCGGCGCAAAGCCGAAGGCGTGCGGATCGTCGGCGTCATCGTGCCGCCGGAGGAGACCGGCCATGTTCCGCCCCATCCGCCCGGGAATAGTCATGGCGAAGGCCATGTACAGGATCACGGCGGCCACCCGAATTGCGAGTGTCGCAGCGAATTGCTCGATATCGCTACCGGCGATCGCTACGCGATGCATCAGAATCTCGGCTCCGGCTCGCAGGCCTGCAATCTGAATTCGTCATCGCTGGCGCTGGCGTCCGGCGCGGTCGAGCGCGCCATCGCGCAAGGCCCCGAGCTGGTGGTGCTGAGCCGGTTCGGCGGGCAGGAAGCGACACGGGGTGGCTTGATGGCGGCGTTCCAGGCCGCGGTCGCCGCCGGCGTTCCGGTGGCCTGCGTGGTAACGCCGAAGGCGGACGAGGTCTGGGCGGATTTCGCGCAGGGGCTGTCGGTGTCGCTGCCGGCCGAGGGCGAGGCGCTGGACGCCTGGTGGCGCGCTCAGGCCCGCGGCCGCCACGCGGCGTGA
- the modC gene encoding molybdenum ABC transporter ATP-binding protein, giving the protein MRAIAPRQIRAQFRGQLGGFQLDAAFSVPATGITGLFGPSGCGKSSVLRCLAGLQHLPGSFCEVDGEIWQDDETFRRPFERPIGYVFQEASLFAHLSVRANLLYGAPRGAQAAPGAISFDEVMELLGLERLLPRSPQNLSGGERQRVAIGRALLSQPKLLLMDEPLSALDRLTKDEILPFLERLHERLALPVIYVSHDIAEIERLADHLILMQAGRVLASGPLHDLQSDPSLPLASARDAAVNFDATVESHDSVYGLLTLRIDGGHLLVPAPALPIGDRRRVRIAAGEVSLVRQPPYRTSILNALPARIVAHSPIGPSEILVVLALGPQGEGAKLLARVTRRSWDHLELGEGVDVYAQVKGVALAPERGAAGDRDPAMR; this is encoded by the coding sequence ATGAGGGCGATCGCACCCCGTCAGATTCGCGCGCAATTTCGCGGTCAGCTCGGCGGCTTTCAGCTCGACGCCGCATTCAGCGTGCCGGCCACCGGCATCACCGGCCTGTTCGGCCCATCCGGCTGCGGCAAATCCTCGGTGCTACGCTGCCTCGCCGGTCTGCAGCATTTGCCCGGCTCGTTCTGCGAGGTCGATGGCGAGATCTGGCAGGACGATGAAACCTTCCGGCGGCCATTCGAGCGGCCAATCGGCTATGTGTTTCAGGAAGCCAGCCTGTTCGCCCATCTGTCGGTGCGGGCCAATCTGCTCTATGGCGCGCCGCGCGGCGCGCAAGCGGCGCCCGGCGCGATCAGCTTCGACGAGGTGATGGAACTGCTCGGGCTCGAGCGCTTGCTGCCGCGCTCGCCGCAGAATCTCTCCGGCGGCGAGCGCCAGCGGGTGGCGATCGGCCGTGCCTTGCTGTCGCAGCCGAAGCTGCTGCTGATGGACGAGCCGCTGTCGGCGCTGGACCGGCTGACCAAGGACGAGATCCTGCCGTTCCTGGAGCGGCTGCATGAGCGGCTGGCACTGCCGGTGATCTATGTCAGCCACGACATCGCCGAGATCGAACGCCTCGCCGATCATCTGATCCTGATGCAGGCCGGCCGGGTGCTGGCGTCGGGGCCGCTGCACGATCTGCAGAGTGATCCGTCGCTGCCGCTGGCGAGCGCGCGCGACGCTGCGGTGAATTTCGACGCCACGGTGGAAAGCCACGATTCCGTCTACGGCTTGCTGACGCTGCGGATCGACGGCGGCCATCTGCTGGTGCCGGCGCCGGCGCTGCCGATCGGCGACCGCCGCCGGGTGCGCATCGCCGCCGGCGAGGTCAGCCTGGTCCGGCAGCCGCCCTATCGCACCTCGATCCTGAACGCGCTGCCGGCGCGCATCGTCGCCCATTCGCCGATCGGTCCCAGCGAAATCCTGGTGGTGCTGGCGCTCGGCCCGCAAGGCGAGGGCGCCAAGTTGCTGGCGCGGGTGACGCGGCGGTCCTGGGATCATCTCGAACTCGGCGAAGGCGTCGACGTCTACGCCCAGGTCAAGGGCGTCGCTCTGGCCCCTGAGCGCGGCGCTGCGGGCGATCGCGATCCTGCGATGCGCTGA